Proteins from a single region of Engystomops pustulosus chromosome 5, aEngPut4.maternal, whole genome shotgun sequence:
- the SOCS6 gene encoding suppressor of cytokine signaling 6, which produces MKKISLKTFRKSFNLNKSKEENDFVMVQQPSLNNSFVKDDSLFGSCYGKDLTGCEINSEDEKGGKNRPKSESLMGTLKRRLSAKQKQKAKGSTSVNSVEEDTFSSSSAPITFKDVRSQRPLRSTSLRTHHYSPTPWPLRPTNSEETCIKMEVKVKALVHSTSPSPALNGVRKDFHELQSDNVYQEQSNTLKSTESHNGDLHLHINEHVPVVIGLVPQDYIQYTVPLDEGMYPLEGPRTYCLDSSSPMEISAVPSQIGSNGFHEEESQVAPDVVVASDIFVDQTMNGLLHSTNGVLFQNSRVSHNDVPPLSPLLPPVQNSQIQRNFAGFNSTEAHENMRCHLNFDPNTAPGVSRVYDSVQSSGPMVVTSLTEELKKLAKQGWYWGPITRWEAEEKLANVPDGSFLVRDSSDDRYLLSLSFRSHSKTLHTRIEHSNGRFSFYEQPDVEGHTSIVDLIEHSIRDSENGAFCYSRSRVPGSATYPVRLTNPVSRFMQVRSLQYLCRFVIRQYTRIDLIQKLPLPNKMKDYLQEKHY; this is translated from the coding sequence ATGAAGAAAATCAGTCTGAAAACATTTCGCAAATCTTTTAACTTGAACAAAAGCAAAGAAGAAAATGATTTTGTAATGGTACAGCAGCCTTCACTTAACAATAGCTTTGTGAAAGATGACTCTCTGTTTGGAAGCTGCTATGGAAAAGACTTGACAGGATGTGAAATCAACAGTGAAGATGAGAAAGGTGGGAAAAATAGGCCAAAAAGTGAGAGCTTAATGGGGACATTGAAAAGACGCCTTTCagcaaaacagaaacaaaaagcaAAGGGAAGCACATCCGTTAACTCTGTAGAAGAAGACACATTTTCTTCATCTTCTGCGCCTATTACTTTTAAAGATGTGAGGTCTCAGAGGCCGTTAAGGTCAACATCCCTTCGAACACACCACTACAGTCCAACTCCATGGCCATTACGTCCAACCAACTCTGAAGAGACCTGTATAAAGATGGAGGTGAAAGTTAAAGCATTGGTTCATTCCACCAGTCCAAGCCCTGCACTTAATGGGGTTCGAAAAGACTTTCATGAGCTGCAGTCAGATAATGTGTATCAGGAACAAAGTAATACATTGAAAAGTACAGAGTCTCATAACGGAGATCTCCATCTGCATATTAATGAACATGTGCCTGTAGTTATAGGACTTGTGCCTCAGGACTATATTCAGTATACTGTGCCTTTAGATGAGGGAATGTATCCTTTGGAAGGACCACGTACTTACTGTTTGGACAGCTCCTCCCCGATGGAAATTTCTGCTGTACCTTCCCAAATAGGAAGTAATGGCTTTCACGAAGAGGAAAGTCAAGTGGCTCCGGATGTAGTAGTGGCTTCGGACATCTTTGTGGACCAGACTATGAATGGTCTGCTGCATAGTACCAATGGAGTTCTTTTTCAAAACTCCAGAGTAAGTCACAATGACGTCCCACCACTCTCCCCATTGCTACCTCCAGTCCAGAACAGTCAAATCCAAAGGAACTTTGCAGGATTTAATAGCACAGAAGCACATGAAAACATGCGGTGCCATTTGAATTTTGACCCTAACACTGCTCCTGGTGTGAGCAGGGTCTATGACTCTGTCCAAAGCAGTGGACCTATGGTTGTCACCAGTCTTACAGAGGAGCTTAAAAAACTGGCAAAACAAGGGTGGTACTGGGGACCTATCACACGCTGGGAAGCCGAAGAAAAATTGGCTAATGTGCCAGATGGCTCCTTTCTGGTCCGAGACAGTTCTGATGATCGTTACCTTTTAAGCCTAAGTTttcgttctcatagtaaaacgcTTCATACGAGAATTGAACATTCAAATGGCAGATTTAGCTTTTACGAACAGCCAGATGTAGAAGGACACACCTCCATAGTTGACcttatagaacattccattagggACTCTGAAAATGGAGCATTTTGCTACTCCAGGTCTCGGGTTCCTGGATCGGCTACTTACCCTGTTAGACTGACAAACCCAGTGTCCCGGTTTATGCAGGTACGGTCATTGCAGTACCTGTGCCGATTTGTGATACGTCAATACACCAGAATAGACCTGATTCAGAAACTGCCTCTGCCAAACAAAATGAAGGATTATTTACAGGAAAAGCACTACTGA